A stretch of Triticum aestivum cultivar Chinese Spring chromosome 1D, IWGSC CS RefSeq v2.1, whole genome shotgun sequence DNA encodes these proteins:
- the LOC123177012 gene encoding iron-sulfur cluster assembly protein 1, protein MMLRAAGKRLIGAPGIRPAAAGDSSGAAMAVAARRGYHERVVDHYSNPRNVGAFDKDDADVGTGLVGAPACGDVMKMQIRVDQASGRIVDACFKTFGCGSAIASSSVATEWVKGKQMEEVIAIKNTEIAKHLSLPPVKLHCSMLAEDAIKAAVKDYEAKKTKAAKAEE, encoded by the exons ATGATGCTGCGCGCGGCGGGGAAGAGGCTGATCGGCGCTCCGGGGATTCGCCCAGCGGCCGCCGGAGACTCCTCCGGcgcggcgatggcggtggcggcgaggagggGGTACCACGAGCGGGTGGTGGACCACTACAGCAACCCGCGCAACGTGGGGGCGTTCGACAAGGACGACGCCGACGTCGGCACCGGCCTCGTCGGCGCGCCCGCCTGCGGGGACGTCATGAAGATGCAGATCCGCGTGGACCAGGCCTCCGGCAGGATCGTCGACGCCTGCTTCAAGACCTTCGGCTGCGGCTCCGCCATCGCATCCTCCTCCGTCG CCACTGAGTGGGTGAAGGGAAAGCAGATGGAGGAAGTGATAGCGATCAAGAACAC AGAGATCGCCAAGCATCTGTCGCTGCCGCCGGTGAAGCTCCACTGCAGCATGCTCGCCGAGGACGCCATCAAGGCCGCAGTGAAAGACTACGAGGCAAAGAAGACGAAGGCGGCCAAGGCAGAGGAGTAG